The following coding sequences lie in one Candidatus Eremiobacterota bacterium genomic window:
- the hpnK gene encoding hopanoid biosynthesis-associated protein HpnK: MKRLILTADDFGAAPEINEAVERAHRDGVLRAASLMIGASAAQDAIERARRMPDLAVGLHVVLVHGRPVLPPDRIPDLVDRRGNFLVDLVPAGFRFFFRPGVRAQLAAEIRAQFERFAATGLALDHVDAQSHMHVHPTVFRLLLQVGGEFGMRAVRIPREPFGGTRTIELWLALMRYRARRAGLLCNDYAFGVNDAGTLTEARVIQILERLPDGVTEIFFHPATSEFAGADRGTQGFRWAAELAALTSPRVRNAIAHADIASVTYTDLVAAQRAQACR, encoded by the coding sequence GTGAAGCGGCTTATCCTCACCGCCGACGATTTTGGCGCCGCGCCGGAAATCAATGAGGCGGTCGAACGCGCGCATCGCGACGGAGTGCTACGCGCAGCGAGCCTGATGATCGGCGCCTCCGCCGCGCAGGATGCGATTGAACGAGCGCGACGGATGCCGGATCTCGCGGTTGGATTGCACGTCGTCTTGGTGCATGGCCGCCCGGTCTTGCCACCCGATCGCATCCCCGACCTGGTTGACCGCCGCGGCAACTTTCTCGTCGATTTGGTCCCGGCCGGATTTCGCTTCTTCTTCCGCCCAGGCGTGCGGGCGCAGCTAGCTGCGGAAATTCGCGCCCAGTTCGAGCGATTCGCGGCGACCGGCCTCGCACTCGATCACGTCGACGCACAGTCGCACATGCACGTTCACCCGACGGTTTTCCGCCTTTTGCTCCAGGTTGGAGGCGAGTTCGGAATGCGAGCGGTGCGCATACCACGCGAGCCGTTCGGCGGTACGCGCACGATCGAACTATGGCTGGCGCTCATGCGTTACCGGGCGCGTCGCGCCGGGCTTCTCTGTAACGACTACGCCTTCGGCGTTAACGATGCCGGAACGCTCACCGAAGCACGGGTCATACAGATCCTCGAGCGTTTGCCCGACGGCGTTACCGAAATCTTCTTCCATCCCGCGACTTCGGAGTTCGCCGGTGCGGACCGAGGAACGCAGGGTTTTCGCTGGGCCGCGGAACTGGCCGCATTAACGAGTCCGCGCGTGCGCAACGCGATCGCGCACGCCGACATTGCGAGCGTAACGTATACCGACCTGGTCGCAGCCCAACGGGCTCAAGCTTGCCGCTAA
- a CDS encoding glucose-6-phosphate dehydrogenase assembly protein OpcA: MNLAPVLDEMEESFRERGCDANVATMTIVVFFEDPAIGELARERIRRLASKHPSRVVLLDGTQGDAMHRVEDCTWIELGVKESAPEMMRAAVATLRAADAPVVLLWIARGIGSDPRFSALSADAQTVVYNSSLLDTGHDALCELAAYVERNPDVVIADIAYLRLAPWQESVAIFFDGKASLELQDLERVEIACGSEPEAFYLLGWLASRLQWTSESADALTNRAGKHITFEIDRQGEPRRIARIALSSSQSRFVAEIDKSQETISLQVTGSNEHGSRYRAIENPGIAALVERAILWGQNDRIFRAALAAAGEILAHTKG; the protein is encoded by the coding sequence GTGAACCTGGCACCCGTCCTCGACGAAATGGAGGAGTCGTTTCGCGAGCGCGGCTGCGACGCCAACGTGGCGACGATGACGATCGTCGTGTTCTTCGAGGATCCGGCGATTGGCGAGCTTGCCAGGGAGCGAATCCGGCGCCTTGCTTCGAAGCATCCGTCGCGCGTGGTGCTCCTGGACGGAACCCAAGGCGATGCCATGCATCGCGTCGAGGATTGCACGTGGATCGAGCTGGGTGTCAAAGAGAGCGCCCCGGAGATGATGCGCGCGGCCGTCGCGACGCTTCGCGCCGCCGACGCGCCGGTCGTTCTGCTTTGGATTGCGCGCGGGATCGGCAGCGACCCGCGTTTTTCCGCGCTCTCCGCCGACGCGCAGACCGTTGTCTACAACAGCTCGCTGCTCGACACCGGGCACGACGCCCTCTGCGAGCTGGCCGCCTACGTCGAGCGGAATCCTGATGTCGTGATCGCCGACATCGCCTATCTTCGGCTGGCGCCGTGGCAAGAGTCCGTCGCCATTTTCTTTGATGGGAAAGCTTCGCTGGAACTGCAAGATCTAGAGCGCGTCGAGATCGCCTGCGGCTCGGAGCCAGAGGCATTCTATCTGCTTGGATGGCTCGCCAGCCGGCTCCAATGGACGAGCGAATCGGCCGACGCGCTCACGAACCGCGCGGGCAAACACATTACGTTCGAGATCGATCGCCAGGGAGAACCGCGGCGCATCGCGCGCATTGCGTTGAGCTCCTCGCAATCGCGGTTCGTCGCCGAGATCGATAAGAGCCAAGAAACAATCTCACTCCAGGTTACCGGCTCGAACGAGCATGGCTCGCGTTATCGTGCAATCGAAAACCCCGGCATTGCCGCGTTGGTTGAACGCGCAATTCTTTGGGGACAGAACGACCGGATTTTTCGGGCCGCACTTGCGGCGGCTGGCGAAATTCTCGCGCATACAAAGGGATAA
- the gnd gene encoding decarboxylating 6-phosphogluconate dehydrogenase, with the protein MQLGMVGLGKMGNYMTQRLIGGGHQVVAYDRDPKAVHDVAAMGADGASTLQDMVAKLTASPKVAWVMVPPGAPTDDTIHQLADLLGKGGIIIDGGNTNYKDGLRLYADCKAKGVSLIDAGTSGGVWGLKEGYCLMVGGDDEQVRHCEPIFVTLAPPNGYAHVGPAGAGHFSKMVHNGIEYGLLQAYGEGFEILERSQYDYDLGQLAELWTHASVVRSWLLDLLVLAFRADPGLKAIRGYVDDTGEGRWTVEAAIDENVPAPVITLSLLARMASRQDESFSAKVVAALRNQFGGHAVKSETHA; encoded by the coding sequence ATGCAACTCGGAATGGTCGGACTTGGCAAAATGGGCAACTACATGACGCAACGCTTGATCGGCGGCGGCCATCAAGTCGTCGCCTACGATCGCGATCCAAAAGCCGTGCACGACGTTGCCGCGATGGGCGCAGACGGTGCGTCGACTCTCCAAGACATGGTGGCGAAACTTACTGCCTCCCCGAAAGTGGCGTGGGTAATGGTCCCCCCGGGCGCGCCGACCGATGACACGATCCATCAGCTCGCCGACCTCTTAGGCAAGGGCGGCATCATCATTGACGGCGGCAATACCAACTACAAAGACGGTCTGCGACTCTACGCCGATTGCAAAGCGAAGGGCGTCTCGTTGATCGACGCCGGAACGAGCGGCGGTGTTTGGGGGTTGAAAGAGGGATACTGTCTGATGGTCGGCGGCGACGACGAGCAGGTTCGACATTGCGAACCGATTTTCGTGACGCTTGCGCCACCAAATGGCTACGCTCACGTCGGTCCGGCCGGTGCCGGCCATTTCTCCAAGATGGTGCACAACGGCATCGAGTACGGACTTCTGCAAGCCTACGGCGAGGGTTTCGAGATTCTCGAGCGCTCGCAGTACGATTACGACCTTGGGCAACTCGCCGAGCTTTGGACACACGCCTCCGTCGTTCGCTCGTGGCTGCTCGACCTGCTCGTGCTCGCGTTTCGCGCGGATCCCGGTCTAAAGGCGATCCGCGGTTACGTCGACGACACCGGTGAAGGTCGCTGGACGGTCGAGGCGGCGATCGACGAGAACGTCCCGGCGCCGGTGATCACGCTTTCCCTGCTGGCGCGAATGGCGTCGCGACAAGACGAGTCATTCAGCGCGAAGGTCGTCGCGGCGTTGCGCAATCAGTTCGGAGGTCACGCCGTCAAGAGCGAGACGCATGCCTGA
- the zwf gene encoding glucose-6-phosphate dehydrogenase, protein MPDETVAARAATTGDGAAANPLREGLSEDRITNPCSAVFFGASGDLFKRMLLPALYRMRLRGTLPTDFALVGFSRTAFDDDGFREYCRQQLELFMPSGAKPQGTLWEDFARRTSYVTADFNDTSHFAALKDRLAQNDRDFGTAGNHLFYLSTPPPVFPEIITQLKKAGLDKSQNGGWTRIVVEKPFGTDLASARTLQAAIEAVFPENEIYRIDHYLGKEPVQDIIALRFANTIFEPIWNRNYISNVQITSAESLGVEERGGYYDHAGALRDMIQNHVINLLALVAMEAPISSDADDIRSEKYKVLSAIEPPAHNDVWSVSARGQYGPGTIDGSAVKGYRQEQDVAPESNTETFAAVKLYIENWRWAGVPFYLRSGKRLPRKLSEIAVTFKPIPHRFYGESTDRIESNVLVIKIEPDEGISMRFEAKVPGPKDHIRSVFMDFNYGTGFGVQSPPAYERLIGDAMLGDQTLFTRWDAVERAWEIVTPMLEVWQNTKDFSFPNYAAGSQGPESAKKLFSDWRHL, encoded by the coding sequence ATGCCTGACGAAACAGTCGCCGCGAGGGCGGCGACGACCGGCGACGGCGCGGCGGCGAATCCATTGCGAGAGGGCCTTTCCGAAGACCGAATTACGAATCCATGCAGCGCAGTTTTTTTTGGCGCCAGCGGCGATCTTTTCAAACGAATGCTGCTGCCGGCTTTGTACCGGATGCGTCTGCGCGGTACCCTGCCGACCGATTTTGCGCTCGTCGGTTTCTCGCGAACGGCTTTTGATGACGACGGCTTTCGCGAATACTGCCGCCAACAGCTCGAGCTTTTCATGCCCTCCGGCGCCAAGCCGCAAGGGACGCTGTGGGAAGATTTCGCGCGACGCACGAGCTACGTCACCGCGGATTTCAATGATACGAGCCACTTCGCGGCCTTAAAGGATCGCCTGGCGCAGAACGACCGCGACTTCGGAACGGCAGGAAATCATCTCTTCTACCTCTCGACACCGCCGCCGGTCTTCCCCGAAATCATCACGCAGCTCAAGAAGGCCGGTCTCGACAAGAGCCAAAACGGCGGTTGGACGCGGATCGTCGTTGAAAAACCGTTCGGTACCGACCTTGCCTCGGCACGCACGTTACAAGCGGCAATCGAAGCGGTCTTCCCCGAAAACGAGATCTATCGGATCGATCACTACCTCGGTAAAGAACCCGTCCAAGACATCATCGCGCTGCGCTTCGCGAACACGATCTTCGAGCCGATTTGGAACCGCAACTACATTTCAAACGTGCAGATCACGTCGGCAGAGTCGCTCGGCGTCGAAGAGCGCGGCGGCTACTACGATCATGCGGGCGCTCTGCGCGACATGATTCAAAACCACGTCATCAACTTGCTCGCGCTCGTCGCCATGGAAGCGCCGATCAGCTCGGATGCCGATGACATACGTAGCGAAAAATATAAGGTTCTCTCGGCGATCGAGCCGCCGGCGCACAACGATGTATGGTCCGTAAGTGCTCGAGGGCAGTACGGCCCCGGCACGATCGACGGCAGCGCCGTCAAGGGCTACCGGCAAGAGCAGGATGTCGCACCCGAGTCGAACACCGAGACATTCGCGGCAGTCAAACTGTACATCGAAAACTGGCGTTGGGCGGGCGTTCCGTTCTATTTGCGCTCCGGCAAGCGGCTGCCGCGCAAACTCTCTGAGATTGCGGTGACGTTCAAACCGATTCCGCACCGCTTCTACGGCGAATCGACCGATCGCATCGAATCGAATGTTTTGGTCATCAAGATTGAGCCGGATGAAGGTATCTCGATGCGCTTCGAGGCGAAAGTGCCCGGACCCAAAGACCACATCCGCAGCGTCTTTATGGACTTTAACTATGGAACCGGCTTCGGCGTGCAATCGCCCCCGGCGTACGAGCGGCTCATTGGTGATGCCATGCTCGGCGATCAGACGCTGTTCACTCGCTGGGACGCCGTCGAGCGTGCTTGGGAGATCGTAACGCCAATGCTCGAAGTCTGGCAAAACACCAAGGATTTTTCATTCCCCAACTACGCGGCCGGAAGCCAAGGGCCGGAGAGCGCGAAGAAACTATTCTCCGATTGGCGTCACCTGTGA
- the pgl gene encoding 6-phosphogluconolactonase, whose amino-acid sequence MASRSELHVYRDSRALARAVAELFVATGRMAAAERGAYHVALSGGSTPRAAYELLGQEPWRDELSWSDVFIYFGDERCVPPDDEQSNYRMAERSFLDSVGIPRANVHRIRGEIEPGHAANEYASLLRADLGSTPHFDLMLLGLGPDGHTASLFPGTPPDTGDDGLVRAVYAQSQMMWRITLTPKVINAARTVAFAVEGAEKAQILAAVYEGPVDPVKYPAQIVAPTSGRLMWLVDEVAAGMLKTRAR is encoded by the coding sequence ATGGCGAGCCGAAGCGAGCTGCACGTTTACCGCGATTCGAGGGCGCTGGCGCGAGCCGTTGCAGAGCTCTTCGTCGCCACTGGGCGCATGGCAGCGGCCGAGCGCGGAGCTTATCACGTCGCGCTTTCAGGCGGCAGCACGCCGCGTGCCGCGTACGAGCTTCTAGGGCAAGAACCTTGGCGCGACGAGCTCTCCTGGAGCGACGTCTTTATCTATTTTGGCGACGAGCGGTGCGTGCCGCCCGACGACGAGCAGTCGAATTATCGAATGGCGGAGCGATCATTCCTCGATTCGGTCGGTATTCCGCGGGCAAACGTACACCGAATTCGCGGTGAGATCGAGCCAGGCCACGCGGCGAACGAATACGCTTCACTTCTTCGCGCAGATTTGGGCTCGACGCCGCATTTCGATCTGATGCTTCTTGGACTTGGCCCCGACGGCCATACCGCCTCGCTTTTTCCGGGGACACCGCCCGACACGGGCGACGACGGGCTGGTTCGCGCGGTCTACGCGCAATCGCAAATGATGTGGCGCATTACGCTGACGCCCAAGGTCATCAATGCCGCGCGAACGGTGGCTTTCGCCGTGGAAGGCGCCGAGAAGGCGCAGATTCTCGCCGCCGTTTACGAGGGTCCAGTCGATCCGGTCAAATACCCGGCGCAGATCGTTGCGCCAACCTCCGGCCGTTTGATGTGGCTGGTCGACGAAGTCGCCGCGGGAATGCTCAAAACGAGGGCTCGCTGA
- the hpnI gene encoding bacteriohopanetetrol glucosamine biosynthesis glycosyltransferase HpnI gives MTLLFDNALLGIAIAGVFYLALACARLAAFTRRPRELASEFLPSFSILKPLAGLEPQLDENLRSCCDQEYAGTFEVIFCLHSRADPAFVVAERIAAEFPACTRIAVGENPRIVNPKIANLAKAGAEPRNEIVVIADSDIRVTRHYLRALASSFTSEKVGAATCLYAGLPNASLASRLGALQIEDVFIPSVLVALALGPLRFCLGATMAVRRSLLPTIGGLEALGETIADDHTLGRLVADRQKIVELSRYVVRTTVPERTLRELWAHELRWARTNFALAPAGYAFSFLMYALPLVLIYLLVSRNLAWGLPLALIAALMRLALHSLARRALGVNRGVDVLLVPIRDFLSLAVWFVSLFGRRVRWRGRTYAAK, from the coding sequence ATGACGTTACTATTCGATAATGCGCTCCTCGGCATCGCGATCGCCGGCGTGTTCTACCTTGCGCTCGCGTGTGCGCGCCTGGCGGCCTTCACGCGCCGGCCGCGGGAACTTGCCTCGGAGTTTCTTCCGAGCTTCTCCATTCTAAAACCGCTCGCGGGCCTCGAGCCGCAGCTAGACGAAAATTTGCGTTCGTGCTGCGATCAGGAGTACGCGGGCACGTTTGAAGTAATCTTCTGCCTTCATTCCCGAGCAGACCCGGCATTTGTAGTCGCCGAGCGGATCGCGGCCGAGTTTCCGGCATGCACGCGCATTGCCGTGGGCGAGAACCCGCGAATCGTCAATCCAAAAATCGCCAATCTTGCGAAAGCCGGCGCCGAACCACGCAACGAGATCGTCGTGATTGCCGACAGCGATATCAGGGTCACGCGCCATTATCTCCGCGCGCTCGCGTCGTCGTTTACCAGTGAAAAGGTCGGAGCTGCGACCTGTCTGTATGCCGGCCTTCCCAATGCAAGCCTGGCCTCACGGCTGGGAGCGCTGCAAATTGAGGACGTCTTTATCCCATCGGTTTTGGTCGCGCTCGCGCTTGGACCGCTGCGCTTTTGTTTGGGAGCGACGATGGCGGTGCGGCGCAGCCTGTTGCCGACAATCGGTGGGCTCGAAGCCCTGGGGGAAACGATCGCCGACGATCACACTCTTGGCCGGCTCGTGGCGGACCGGCAGAAAATCGTGGAGCTTTCGCGATACGTCGTGCGAACCACGGTTCCGGAGAGGACGCTACGCGAACTTTGGGCTCACGAGCTACGCTGGGCGCGCACGAATTTCGCGCTAGCGCCGGCCGGTTACGCCTTCTCCTTTCTCATGTACGCGCTGCCCCTCGTCCTGATATACCTGCTTGTCTCGCGAAACCTCGCCTGGGGATTGCCGCTGGCGCTCATTGCGGCTCTCATGCGCCTCGCACTGCATTCACTGGCGCGCCGCGCGCTCGGCGTGAACCGCGGAGTCGACGTATTGTTGGTACCGATTCGCGATTTCCTGAGCCTTGCGGTGTGGTTCGTCAGCTTATTCGGACGGCGCGTCCGGTGGCGCGGCAGAACGTACGCGGCCAAATAG
- a CDS encoding bifunctional transaldolase/phosoglucose isomerase, translating into MRNPVQQLLDAGQSVWLDNVRRSMFASGELTRLIDSGLRGMTSNPTIFEKAIGAGNDYDEQLATLIRSEKSADALFWDLAIVDIQSACDAFAALYASSGGNDGFVSLEVSPLLAQDTAGTIAMVKELWSRVDRPNVMIKIPGTKEGLPAIEESIYRGYNVNVTLIFSTEMYEKAALAYVKGLQRRLDEGKPIDKIRSVNSVFVSRIDTAIDKLLQERIAKGEKLEHLLGKAGVAGLKLTYQKFKEIFCGDEFAPIKAKGGAVQRPLWASTSTKNPHYPDLMYVETVVGPDTVNTMPPATLDALLDHGKIVPDTVEDDLRGVGDIMRGLQEAKISLFDVTAQLQVEAVQLFSDSFAALLGAIVYKQKLLASGGAERVHLALGASGPHYEEALNRLAGADFLKRLWTHDPTLWSNEPDAAAIIKTALGWLDIQQHMLEEVAALRSFAREAKDNFEAAVVCGMGGSSLAPDIIADTFGPEGGFPRLYVLDSTSPQQIKELEARIDIATTLFIISSKSGTTTEPNAFYAYFHEKVSKALGAAVAGRNFVAITDPGTKLDKEAQEEAFRADFQNDPNIGGRYSALSFVGIAPSAIAGYDVNLMLDRALGAMHANDRTVDPRTAPGVCFGAAIGGLAVNGRDKLTIITHSAVKAFGAWAEQLIAESTGKLGKGIVPIEGERLGAPEDYSDDRTFVYVGANLPDADGDVEQKLTALEAAGHPVIRLDMNDRYDLGEQFYLWEIAVAAAGVILGINAFDQPNVQESKDNTVALLAQYARNGAFDEPTANVDGPSFNVTYLSGSSDIAAQNPAQALAGLFAQLRPHDYNAITAYIARNPAHADLLDEIRLKIRNAHRVATTVGFGPRFLHSTGQLHKGGPDTCVVLQITADDPDDPMIPGMNVGFRTLLAAQALGDWMSLDKRHRRGVRVHLKGAVEPALHALLAAVDEALAVRA; encoded by the coding sequence ATGAGAAATCCCGTCCAGCAACTGCTCGATGCCGGGCAGAGCGTGTGGCTCGATAACGTTCGCCGCAGCATGTTCGCATCCGGCGAGCTTACGCGCTTGATCGACAGCGGTTTGCGCGGCATGACGAGCAACCCGACGATCTTCGAAAAGGCCATCGGAGCTGGAAACGACTACGACGAACAGCTCGCAACCCTCATCCGCTCGGAAAAGAGCGCCGATGCGCTTTTTTGGGACCTCGCGATAGTCGACATTCAAAGCGCCTGCGACGCGTTCGCAGCGCTGTACGCCTCGTCGGGCGGAAACGATGGCTTCGTCAGTCTCGAGGTCTCGCCGCTGCTCGCTCAGGATACGGCCGGCACGATTGCGATGGTGAAGGAATTGTGGTCGCGGGTCGACCGTCCCAACGTGATGATCAAGATTCCCGGCACGAAAGAGGGCCTGCCGGCGATCGAAGAATCGATCTATCGCGGTTATAACGTCAACGTCACGCTCATATTCTCGACCGAGATGTACGAGAAAGCTGCGCTTGCCTACGTCAAGGGCTTGCAGCGCCGGCTCGACGAGGGCAAGCCAATCGACAAGATCCGTTCGGTGAACTCCGTCTTCGTCAGCCGCATCGATACGGCGATCGACAAGCTTCTGCAAGAGCGCATCGCCAAAGGCGAGAAACTCGAACATCTTCTTGGTAAAGCCGGCGTTGCCGGATTAAAGCTCACCTATCAAAAATTCAAGGAGATCTTTTGCGGCGACGAGTTTGCGCCGATTAAAGCGAAGGGGGGCGCCGTCCAGCGTCCGCTCTGGGCTTCGACTTCGACCAAGAATCCGCATTATCCCGATTTGATGTACGTCGAAACCGTCGTCGGCCCCGACACGGTCAACACGATGCCGCCCGCGACGCTCGACGCATTACTCGATCACGGGAAGATCGTTCCAGACACCGTTGAGGACGATCTGCGCGGCGTTGGCGACATCATGCGCGGTCTGCAAGAGGCCAAGATTTCGCTTTTCGACGTCACGGCCCAACTTCAGGTGGAGGCCGTCCAGCTCTTCTCCGACTCATTTGCAGCCCTGCTGGGAGCAATTGTTTACAAGCAAAAGCTGCTGGCATCGGGCGGCGCGGAACGCGTGCATCTTGCGCTCGGGGCTTCTGGCCCCCACTACGAGGAGGCCTTGAATCGCCTCGCCGGCGCAGATTTCCTCAAACGGCTGTGGACCCACGATCCTACCCTCTGGTCGAACGAGCCTGACGCGGCTGCGATCATCAAGACAGCCCTAGGATGGCTCGATATTCAACAACATATGCTCGAGGAGGTCGCCGCTCTTCGCTCGTTCGCGCGCGAGGCTAAAGATAACTTCGAAGCCGCCGTCGTTTGCGGAATGGGTGGAAGCTCGCTGGCGCCCGATATCATCGCCGACACGTTCGGACCCGAGGGCGGATTCCCACGACTCTACGTGCTCGATTCGACGTCACCCCAACAAATCAAGGAGCTCGAAGCACGCATCGACATTGCGACAACGCTCTTCATCATCTCGAGCAAGAGTGGAACGACGACCGAACCCAACGCGTTCTATGCGTACTTCCACGAGAAAGTTTCCAAAGCACTCGGCGCTGCGGTTGCGGGCCGGAACTTCGTCGCGATCACCGATCCTGGAACGAAGCTCGATAAAGAAGCCCAGGAGGAAGCCTTCCGCGCAGACTTCCAGAACGATCCGAACATCGGTGGACGCTACTCAGCGCTTTCATTTGTTGGAATCGCACCGTCGGCCATCGCCGGCTACGATGTCAACCTCATGCTGGATCGAGCGCTCGGCGCGATGCACGCCAACGATCGCACCGTAGATCCGCGGACCGCTCCGGGCGTATGCTTTGGCGCCGCGATCGGCGGCCTCGCCGTCAACGGGCGCGACAAACTGACGATCATCACCCACAGCGCCGTCAAAGCCTTCGGAGCGTGGGCGGAGCAGCTCATCGCCGAATCGACCGGGAAACTCGGGAAAGGCATCGTTCCGATCGAAGGCGAGAGGCTCGGTGCACCCGAGGATTATTCGGACGACCGGACGTTCGTCTACGTCGGTGCAAATCTTCCAGATGCCGACGGCGACGTGGAACAGAAACTCACCGCACTCGAGGCAGCCGGACATCCCGTGATTCGGCTCGACATGAACGATCGGTACGATCTGGGCGAACAGTTCTATCTTTGGGAGATTGCAGTCGCGGCGGCGGGAGTGATTCTCGGCATCAACGCGTTCGATCAACCGAACGTTCAGGAATCGAAAGACAACACCGTCGCCTTACTCGCGCAGTACGCGCGAAACGGCGCCTTTGACGAACCAACGGCGAACGTCGACGGGCCGTCATTCAACGTTACGTATCTTTCCGGCAGTAGCGACATCGCGGCGCAGAATCCGGCACAAGCTCTCGCCGGACTCTTCGCCCAGTTGCGGCCGCACGATTACAATGCGATTACCGCGTACATCGCACGCAATCCGGCACACGCGGATCTATTGGATGAGATTCGGCTCAAGATACGCAACGCGCACCGGGTAGCGACGACCGTCGGTTTTGGCCCGAGATTCCTTCACTCCACGGGGCAGCTTCACAAGGGCGGCCCGGACACGTGTGTGGTTCTGCAGATCACGGCCGACGATCCCGACGACCCGATGATTCCTGGAATGAACGTCGGCTTTCGCACCTTGCTGGCAGCCCAAGCGCTGGGCGATTGGATGTCGCTCGACAAACGCCATCGGCGCGGGGTGCGAGTGCATCTCAAAGGCGCGGTCGAACCGGCGCTACACGCATTGCTCGCAGCGGTCGACGAAGCGCTCGCGGTGCGAGCCTAG